From one Plantibacter flavus genomic stretch:
- a CDS encoding glycoside hydrolase family 13 protein, with product MDSALPTTSATAAQHASPAGGSTPGSEWWRSAVIYQIYPRSFADANGDGLGDLPGITSRLGALQELGVDAIWLSPFMTSPQKDAGYDVADYCDVDPIFGTLADFDAMTAAAHAAGIRVIVDLVPNHSSSAHRWFQEALAAGPGSAERARYMFRDGKGEHGEIAPNNWESVFGGPAWTRVTEADGTPGQWYLHIFDSSQPDFDWTNPWVREQFRDILRFWLDRGVDGFRVDVAHGMIKADGLPDYTPPAEGGSMGGASAGVALEPGISTGPASWPETAPYWGQDGVHEIYRDWHELLATYDGDRVLCAEAWVDPLDKMALWVRPDEMQQAFNFPYLETPWNAADLKSVIGESLRAFAQVGAPSTWVLSNHDVVRHASRLALTEENPQGYGVGPNTPGQPDRALGLQRARAATALMLSLPGGAYLYQGEELGLPEVIDLPDDARQDPTWFRTNHERYGRDGCRVPIPWEAGHPAYGFNTTGASWLPQPDDWNDYSRDAQAGIPGSTLELYRTLLRLRREHALGLGSIAWIEGAPDTILALTNGAVTVVANTGADDIAVPSSLSDSAVLVASGPFDGSTIHGDTTVWFTTPSTLPVA from the coding sequence ATGGACTCCGCCCTCCCGACCACGTCGGCGACCGCAGCTCAGCATGCCTCCCCCGCAGGAGGCTCCACCCCCGGTTCGGAGTGGTGGCGCTCCGCCGTCATCTACCAGATCTACCCGCGATCCTTCGCGGACGCGAACGGCGACGGCCTCGGCGACCTGCCCGGGATCACCTCCCGCCTCGGCGCGCTGCAGGAGCTCGGCGTCGACGCCATCTGGCTGTCCCCCTTCATGACGAGCCCGCAGAAGGACGCCGGCTACGACGTCGCCGACTACTGCGACGTCGACCCCATCTTCGGGACGCTCGCCGACTTCGACGCGATGACCGCCGCTGCGCACGCCGCCGGCATCCGCGTCATCGTCGACCTCGTCCCCAACCACTCCTCGAGCGCCCACCGCTGGTTCCAGGAGGCCCTCGCGGCCGGGCCCGGCTCGGCGGAGCGCGCCCGGTACATGTTCCGCGACGGCAAGGGCGAGCACGGCGAGATCGCCCCCAACAACTGGGAGTCCGTCTTCGGCGGTCCTGCCTGGACGCGCGTCACCGAGGCCGACGGCACGCCTGGCCAGTGGTACCTGCACATCTTCGACTCCTCGCAGCCCGACTTCGACTGGACGAACCCGTGGGTCCGCGAGCAGTTCCGCGACATCCTCCGGTTCTGGCTCGACCGCGGCGTCGACGGGTTCCGTGTGGACGTGGCGCACGGCATGATCAAGGCCGACGGACTGCCCGACTACACCCCACCGGCTGAGGGCGGCAGCATGGGTGGCGCCTCGGCGGGCGTCGCCCTCGAACCCGGCATCAGCACGGGGCCCGCCTCGTGGCCGGAGACGGCGCCGTACTGGGGCCAGGACGGCGTGCACGAGATCTACCGCGACTGGCACGAGCTCCTCGCGACGTACGACGGCGACCGCGTGCTCTGCGCCGAGGCCTGGGTCGACCCGCTCGACAAGATGGCCCTCTGGGTGCGCCCCGACGAGATGCAGCAGGCGTTCAACTTCCCGTACCTCGAGACCCCGTGGAACGCCGCGGACCTCAAGTCGGTCATCGGCGAGTCGCTGCGGGCGTTCGCGCAGGTCGGCGCTCCGAGCACCTGGGTGCTGTCCAACCACGACGTCGTCCGGCACGCGTCACGTCTCGCGCTCACGGAGGAGAACCCCCAGGGCTACGGCGTCGGTCCGAACACCCCCGGCCAGCCGGATCGGGCACTCGGGCTGCAGCGGGCCAGGGCGGCGACCGCCCTCATGCTGAGCCTGCCCGGCGGAGCGTACCTCTACCAGGGCGAGGAGCTCGGGCTCCCCGAGGTCATCGACCTGCCGGATGACGCCCGACAGGACCCGACGTGGTTCCGCACGAACCACGAGCGGTACGGTCGCGACGGTTGCCGCGTGCCGATCCCGTGGGAGGCCGGGCACCCCGCATACGGCTTCAACACCACCGGTGCATCCTGGCTGCCGCAGCCCGACGACTGGAACGACTACTCGCGCGACGCACAGGCCGGCATCCCCGGTTCGACGCTGGAGCTGTACCGTACGCTGCTCCGCCTGCGCCGGGAGCATGCGCTGGGACTCGGCTCGATCGCCTGGATCGAAGGGGCACCCGACACCATCCTCGCGCTGACCAACGGCGCGGTCACGGTCGTCGCGAACACCGGTGCCGACGACATCGCCGTGCCCTCGTCGCTCTCGGACTCGGCCGTGCTCGTCGCGAGCGGACCCTTCGACGGCAGCACCATCCACGGCGACACCACGGTCTGGTTCACGACGCCGTCGACCCTGCCCGTCGCCTGA
- the treZ gene encoding malto-oligosyltrehalose trehalohydrolase yields the protein MTTSTTSPADGFRVWAPEAQRVDLVLDGEQHPMDRDVSDGWWIALDGAEPRAAVVDSDYRYLVDGEGPFADPRSRRQPEGVHGPSRVVASDPVPCDGTGWRGRSLIGAVLYELHIGTFTEAATFDGAIERLDDLVELGVDAVEVLPVHAFNGVWNWGYDGVFWSAVHEAYGGPDGYRRFVAACHERGLAVIQDVVYNHLGPSGNVLPRFGPYLADGAGNTWGDGLNLDGPDSDEVRRYIIDSALLWFEQYGVDGLRLDAVHALHDTRAIHLLEELDAAVDALSADLGRPFTLIAESDLNDPKLITPRGPGGAGGYGLDAQWSDDFHHALHVALTGEVSGYYADFAPLGALGKVMEEGFFHNGTWSSFRKRHHGRRIDLERTPSWRLVVSDQNHDQIGNRATGDRLAATLDDGQLAIAAAVTLLGPFTPMLFMGEEWAASTPWQFFTSHPEPELGEATAKGRIAEFARMGWNEDDVPDPQDPETYRRSVLDWSERFGGRHATLLTWYRRVIELRRTVPAFTDPAFADTTAIVDEATGSFVLRRGSATLAVNFGTEPVELALRVGELLDSFGEVVTTDGSLRLGAHAVAILHH from the coding sequence ATGACGACCAGCACCACGAGTCCGGCTGACGGGTTCCGCGTCTGGGCACCTGAGGCCCAGCGCGTCGACCTCGTCCTGGACGGCGAGCAGCACCCGATGGACCGCGACGTCTCCGACGGGTGGTGGATCGCGCTCGACGGTGCCGAGCCACGTGCCGCGGTCGTCGACAGTGACTACCGCTACCTCGTCGACGGCGAGGGTCCGTTCGCCGATCCCCGCTCGCGTCGGCAGCCGGAGGGCGTCCACGGGCCGTCACGCGTCGTCGCGTCCGACCCCGTGCCGTGCGACGGGACCGGCTGGCGGGGTCGCTCGCTCATCGGTGCCGTGCTCTACGAGCTCCACATCGGCACCTTCACCGAGGCGGCCACCTTCGACGGGGCGATCGAACGCCTCGACGACCTGGTCGAGCTGGGCGTCGACGCCGTCGAGGTCCTGCCGGTCCACGCGTTCAACGGCGTCTGGAACTGGGGCTACGACGGCGTCTTCTGGTCGGCGGTCCACGAGGCCTACGGCGGACCGGACGGCTACCGTCGCTTCGTCGCCGCGTGTCACGAGCGCGGGCTCGCCGTCATCCAGGACGTCGTGTACAACCACCTCGGTCCCTCCGGGAACGTTCTGCCGCGCTTCGGCCCCTACCTCGCGGACGGCGCCGGGAACACCTGGGGCGACGGCCTCAACCTCGACGGGCCGGACTCGGACGAGGTGCGTCGGTACATCATCGACAGCGCACTGCTGTGGTTCGAGCAGTATGGCGTCGACGGCCTGCGCCTCGATGCGGTTCACGCCCTGCACGACACCCGTGCGATCCACCTCCTCGAGGAACTCGACGCCGCGGTCGATGCGCTCAGCGCCGACCTCGGCCGACCGTTCACGCTGATCGCCGAGTCGGATCTGAACGATCCGAAGCTCATCACGCCCCGGGGCCCCGGCGGTGCCGGCGGGTACGGTCTCGACGCGCAGTGGAGCGACGACTTCCACCACGCACTGCACGTGGCGCTCACCGGCGAGGTGTCCGGCTACTACGCCGACTTCGCGCCGCTCGGCGCGCTCGGCAAGGTCATGGAGGAGGGGTTCTTCCACAACGGCACCTGGTCGAGCTTCCGCAAGCGCCACCACGGTCGCCGCATCGACCTCGAACGGACGCCGAGTTGGCGGCTCGTCGTCTCCGACCAGAACCACGACCAGATCGGGAACCGGGCGACCGGTGACCGGCTGGCCGCGACGCTCGACGACGGCCAGCTCGCCATCGCCGCCGCCGTCACGCTGCTCGGACCGTTCACCCCGATGCTGTTCATGGGGGAGGAGTGGGCTGCCTCGACGCCCTGGCAGTTCTTCACCTCGCACCCGGAACCCGAGCTCGGTGAGGCGACCGCGAAGGGCCGGATCGCCGAGTTCGCGCGGATGGGGTGGAACGAGGACGACGTGCCGGATCCGCAGGATCCCGAGACCTACCGTCGGTCGGTGCTCGACTGGTCGGAGCGATTCGGCGGACGGCACGCGACGCTGCTGACCTGGTACCGACGGGTGATCGAGCTGCGACGCACGGTCCCGGCGTTCACCGATCCGGCCTTCGCCGACACGACGGCGATCGTCGACGAGGCGACCGGATCGTTCGTCCTGCGTCGAGGCTCGGCGACCCTGGCGGTCAACTTCGGGACGGAGCCGGTCGAGCTCGCACTGCGGGTCGGCGAACTCCTCGACAGCTTCGGTGAGGTCGTCACGACGGACGGATCACTCCGGCTCGGCGCCCACGCGGTCGCGATCCTCCACCACTGA
- the treY gene encoding malto-oligosyltrehalose synthase: MTDVSGDGPQRSAVPVSTYRLQLTADFRLQDAAALVDYLQALGADWVYLSPILRAEPGSTHGYDVVDHTEVDPERGGADGLKALAEAAHAAGLGVLIDTVPNHMGVATPVENAWWWDLLQHGREAEHAAAFDVDWEAGDGRVRVPILGDDEDGRSALDDLRLEGGELRYFDHRLPIAPGTADDDASPREVHDRQHYELVNWRRADSELNYRRFFAVNTLAAIRVEDPAVFDGSHVEIGRWFDDGLADGIRVDHPDGLLDPGAYLERLSERIGGAPIWVEKILEGEEDLPAEWATLGTTGYDALGDVDRVLVDPTGLPTLGQLAGVELTRDAWDDLVHTTKRGIADGILGSEVRRLARLVPEVPDAVDALAEILTAFPVYRSYLPLGDEYLDAALDEAETRRPELADAFAALAPRLRSATDPLAARFQQTSGMVMAKGVEDTAFYRYTALTSLTEVGGDPAETDISVAEFHHRQARRQAEWPSSMTTLSTHDTKRSEDVRARIDALSEVADRWAEHAVALHTSNGFPDRQLEQLVWQAAVGAWPIERERLHAYVEKAAREAGDSTTWTAPDETFEAALHAAVDGLYDSRRANAALLDAVADVEAAGWSNSLVAKAIQLTMPGVPDVYQGSELWDRSLVDPDNRRPVDYAERRAVLARLDDGWLPPVDADGAAKLLVTSRLLRLRREHPSRFAEYTPIGADGPAADHVVAFSRGGVTTVATRLSLRLAEHGGWTSTTVTLPEGRLVDVLTGRELQGGEVRLAALLEQYPVAVLTRPDDAAETAGEE; encoded by the coding sequence ATGACCGACGTGTCCGGCGACGGGCCACAGCGTTCCGCCGTGCCCGTCTCGACCTACCGGCTCCAGCTGACGGCGGACTTCCGCCTCCAGGACGCCGCGGCGCTCGTCGACTACCTCCAGGCCCTCGGCGCCGACTGGGTCTACCTGTCGCCGATCCTCCGCGCGGAACCCGGATCCACCCACGGCTACGACGTCGTCGACCACACCGAGGTCGACCCGGAACGCGGGGGTGCCGACGGGCTCAAGGCACTCGCCGAAGCGGCCCATGCGGCGGGCCTCGGCGTCCTCATCGACACCGTCCCCAACCACATGGGCGTCGCGACGCCGGTGGAGAACGCCTGGTGGTGGGACCTGCTCCAGCACGGTCGGGAGGCAGAGCACGCGGCCGCGTTCGACGTCGACTGGGAGGCCGGCGACGGCCGCGTCCGGGTGCCGATCCTCGGCGACGACGAGGACGGCCGCAGTGCGCTCGATGACCTCCGCCTCGAGGGGGGTGAGCTGCGCTACTTCGACCACCGACTGCCCATCGCCCCCGGGACGGCCGACGATGACGCGAGCCCGCGCGAGGTGCACGACCGGCAGCACTACGAACTCGTCAACTGGCGCCGCGCCGACAGCGAGCTGAACTACCGACGGTTCTTCGCCGTCAACACGCTCGCCGCCATCCGGGTCGAGGACCCGGCGGTCTTCGACGGCTCGCACGTCGAGATCGGCCGCTGGTTCGACGACGGCCTCGCCGACGGGATCCGCGTGGACCACCCGGACGGGCTCCTCGACCCCGGTGCCTACCTCGAGCGACTGTCCGAGCGCATCGGTGGGGCACCCATCTGGGTGGAGAAGATCCTCGAGGGTGAAGAGGACCTGCCGGCCGAGTGGGCCACGCTCGGCACCACCGGCTACGACGCCCTGGGCGACGTCGATCGGGTGCTCGTCGACCCGACCGGTCTGCCGACGCTCGGTCAGCTCGCGGGGGTCGAGCTGACGCGCGACGCCTGGGACGACCTCGTGCACACCACCAAGCGGGGCATCGCCGACGGGATCCTCGGGTCCGAGGTCCGCCGCCTCGCGAGGCTCGTTCCCGAGGTACCGGACGCCGTCGACGCGCTCGCCGAGATCCTGACCGCGTTCCCCGTCTACCGTTCCTACCTGCCGCTCGGCGACGAGTACCTGGACGCCGCACTCGACGAGGCGGAGACCCGCCGCCCGGAGCTCGCCGACGCCTTCGCTGCGCTGGCGCCCCGCCTCCGCAGCGCGACCGATCCGCTCGCCGCGCGGTTCCAGCAGACCTCGGGCATGGTGATGGCGAAGGGCGTCGAGGACACCGCGTTCTACCGCTACACGGCGCTCACCTCGCTGACCGAGGTCGGCGGAGACCCCGCCGAGACCGACATCAGCGTCGCCGAGTTCCACCACCGACAGGCGCGGCGGCAGGCGGAGTGGCCGTCCTCGATGACGACACTCAGCACGCACGACACGAAGCGCAGCGAGGACGTCCGTGCCCGCATCGACGCGCTGAGTGAGGTCGCGGACCGTTGGGCGGAGCACGCCGTCGCCCTCCACACCTCGAACGGCTTCCCCGACCGGCAGCTCGAGCAGCTGGTCTGGCAGGCGGCCGTCGGTGCGTGGCCGATCGAGCGCGAGCGACTGCACGCCTACGTCGAGAAGGCCGCCCGTGAGGCCGGCGACTCGACCACCTGGACCGCACCGGACGAGACGTTCGAGGCCGCCCTGCATGCGGCGGTCGACGGACTGTACGACAGCCGTCGTGCGAACGCCGCGCTGCTCGACGCCGTCGCGGACGTCGAGGCGGCCGGGTGGTCGAACAGTCTGGTCGCCAAGGCGATCCAGCTGACGATGCCGGGCGTGCCGGACGTGTACCAGGGCAGCGAGCTCTGGGATCGATCGCTCGTGGACCCCGACAACCGTCGCCCGGTCGACTACGCCGAGCGTCGCGCGGTGCTCGCCCGTCTCGACGACGGCTGGCTGCCGCCGGTCGACGCCGACGGAGCGGCGAAACTCCTCGTGACCAGTCGCCTGCTGCGCCTGCGACGGGAGCACCCGTCCCGGTTCGCCGAGTACACCCCCATCGGAGCTGACGGGCCGGCCGCCGACCACGTCGTCGCGTTCTCACGTGGTGGCGTGACCACGGTGGCGACCCGGCTCTCGCTCCGGCTCGCGGAGCACGGTGGCTGGACGTCGACCACGGTCACGCTGCCGGAAGGCCGGCTCGTCGACGTGCTGACCGGCCGTGAGTTGCAGGGCGGCGAGGTCCGTCTCGCGGCGCTGCTGGAGCAGTATCCCGTCGCCGTCCTGACGCGGCCCGACGATGCAGCAGAGACCGCAGGCGAGGAGTGA
- the glgX gene encoding glycogen debranching protein GlgX, whose amino-acid sequence MTLSTPYPLGVTLRGDGANVAIYSETADAVTVCIFPEGGEEQQTRLEQRTGHVFHGLVDGLVPGTRYGIRVDGPWDPANGLRHNPAKVLLDPHATAITGRYDLGQAQFSHRLDAPETMDDSDSAGHVALGVVTDPSSFDWDADGQDVAPRIPLSETIVYEVHVKGFTKQLAEVPEEIRGTYAGLAHPAAIRYLTDLGVTAVELLPVHQFVQDSHLEEKGLRNYWGYNSIGFFAPHGEYAATGDAGGQVDEFKAMVKAMHAAGLEVILDVVYNHTAEGNHMGPTLSFKGIDNASYYRLVDEDREHYFDTTGTGNSVNVGHPAALGLIMDSLRYWVTEMHVDGFRFDLATTLTRQDGSAEIHSAFLSLIEQDPVLAPIKMIAEPWDTAGYQVGGFPASWSEWNGKFRDDVRDFWNGADSVLGTMSQRVLGSPDVYEASRRSPLSSVNFVTAHDGFTLADLTAYSRKHNAANGEDNNDGESDNRSSNNGAEGPTDDPAVNARRDRQRRNFLATVLLSAGVPMILGGDEIARTQGGNNNAYCQDNEVSWFDWEHADHDLLGFTKRLIALRLAEPALRPDWFRQGPGSKADDRVFITRSDDEPFADEDWDNPDARSITFVFRHAGSASFALLLNAAENGVEFNLPKAPGLPWTLVESSDPEQMLAEGSTTVIVQGTSFTLLRSGVAS is encoded by the coding sequence ATGACGCTCTCGACCCCCTATCCGCTCGGCGTCACCCTTCGGGGCGATGGTGCGAACGTCGCCATCTACTCGGAGACCGCCGACGCCGTCACCGTGTGCATCTTCCCCGAGGGTGGGGAGGAGCAGCAGACGCGCCTCGAACAGCGAACCGGCCACGTGTTCCACGGACTGGTCGATGGCCTCGTCCCCGGGACCCGGTACGGCATTCGTGTCGACGGCCCATGGGACCCGGCGAACGGGCTCCGTCACAACCCGGCCAAGGTGCTCCTCGATCCGCACGCGACGGCGATCACCGGGCGCTACGACCTCGGCCAGGCGCAGTTCAGCCACCGGCTCGACGCACCGGAGACGATGGACGACAGCGACTCCGCCGGCCATGTCGCGCTCGGCGTGGTCACCGACCCGTCCTCGTTCGACTGGGACGCCGACGGCCAGGACGTCGCTCCGCGCATCCCGCTCTCCGAGACGATCGTGTACGAGGTCCACGTGAAGGGCTTCACCAAGCAGCTCGCCGAGGTGCCCGAGGAGATCCGCGGCACCTACGCCGGCCTCGCCCACCCGGCGGCCATCCGCTACCTCACCGACCTCGGTGTGACGGCGGTCGAACTCCTCCCCGTGCACCAGTTCGTGCAGGACAGCCACCTCGAGGAGAAGGGCCTCCGCAACTACTGGGGCTACAACTCCATCGGCTTCTTCGCCCCGCACGGCGAGTACGCGGCCACGGGAGACGCCGGTGGGCAGGTCGACGAGTTCAAGGCCATGGTCAAGGCGATGCACGCGGCCGGCCTCGAGGTCATCCTCGACGTCGTCTACAACCACACGGCCGAAGGCAACCACATGGGCCCGACCCTGTCGTTCAAGGGCATCGACAACGCGTCCTACTACCGCCTCGTCGACGAGGACCGCGAGCACTACTTCGACACGACCGGCACGGGCAACAGCGTCAACGTCGGCCACCCCGCGGCCCTGGGGCTCATCATGGACTCCCTGCGCTACTGGGTGACCGAGATGCACGTCGACGGTTTCCGCTTCGACCTCGCGACGACGCTCACGCGCCAGGACGGCTCAGCCGAGATCCACAGCGCGTTCCTGTCGCTCATCGAGCAGGACCCGGTGCTCGCGCCGATCAAGATGATCGCCGAGCCGTGGGACACCGCCGGTTACCAGGTCGGCGGCTTCCCGGCGAGCTGGTCGGAGTGGAACGGGAAGTTCCGCGACGACGTCCGCGACTTCTGGAACGGCGCCGACAGTGTGCTCGGCACGATGTCGCAGCGCGTCCTCGGCAGCCCCGACGTCTACGAGGCGTCCCGGCGCTCGCCGCTGTCCAGCGTCAACTTCGTCACCGCGCACGACGGCTTCACACTCGCCGACCTCACGGCGTACTCGAGGAAGCACAACGCGGCGAACGGCGAGGACAACAACGACGGTGAGAGCGACAACCGCTCCAGCAACAACGGCGCGGAGGGCCCGACGGACGACCCGGCCGTGAACGCGCGCCGCGACCGCCAGCGTCGCAACTTCCTCGCGACGGTCCTGCTGTCGGCCGGTGTCCCGATGATCCTCGGCGGCGACGAGATCGCCCGCACCCAGGGCGGCAACAACAACGCGTACTGCCAGGACAACGAGGTGTCGTGGTTCGACTGGGAGCACGCCGACCACGACCTCCTGGGGTTCACGAAGCGCCTGATCGCCCTGCGCCTCGCCGAGCCGGCCCTGCGACCCGACTGGTTCCGCCAGGGGCCGGGCTCCAAGGCCGACGACCGGGTCTTCATCACCCGGTCCGACGACGAGCCCTTCGCCGACGAGGACTGGGACAACCCCGACGCCCGCTCGATCACCTTCGTGTTCCGTCACGCCGGATCGGCCTCGTTCGCTCTCCTGCTCAACGCGGCCGAGAACGGCGTGGAGTTCAACCTGCCGAAGGCTCCCGGCCTGCCGTGGACGCTCGTCGAGTCGAGTGACCCGGAGCAGATGCTCGCCGAGGGGTCGACGACGGTGATCGTGCAGGGTACCTCCTTCACCCTCCTGCGATCGGGGGTCGCATCATGA
- a CDS encoding serine/threonine-protein kinase — MSDSLHRPPAHAGSITDPSVMFTEHTETVVTGVSLSNGRYSIGEQLGSGGSANVYRARDELLSRPVAVKLFRDEAATANDRLRQEREIRLLGELRHPGLVELYDSGSVVHRGVEHRFLVMEYIPGATLTDKLQAGPMLPRDVAALGAQVADALSFIHNRSIVHRDIKPDNMLFSDIAAFGHANLVKLSDFGIAHFVGGSRLTNTEAISGTASYLSPEQALGETVSTETDIYSLGLVLLEAITGRREFDGGVVEAAVARLHRDPVIPPELPAAWHPLLRSMTARKPEDRPAAHEVASSLREIWSASRVRRVRRVRARLGLVVDQGVDPRIAMLLAAATAAAGLAIGVAIGIFAF; from the coding sequence GTGAGCGACTCCCTGCACCGACCGCCGGCACACGCCGGGTCGATCACCGATCCATCGGTGATGTTCACCGAGCACACCGAAACGGTCGTCACCGGTGTCAGCCTGTCGAACGGGCGGTACAGCATCGGCGAGCAGCTCGGCTCCGGCGGGTCCGCCAACGTCTACCGGGCTCGCGACGAACTGCTCTCCCGTCCCGTCGCCGTCAAACTCTTCCGCGACGAGGCCGCGACTGCGAACGACCGGCTGCGCCAGGAGCGGGAGATCCGCCTCCTCGGCGAACTCCGTCACCCGGGCCTCGTCGAGCTGTACGACTCCGGCTCCGTCGTCCACCGCGGGGTCGAGCATCGGTTCCTCGTCATGGAGTACATCCCGGGTGCCACGCTCACGGACAAGCTGCAGGCCGGCCCGATGCTCCCTCGTGACGTCGCCGCGCTCGGTGCGCAGGTCGCCGACGCGCTGTCCTTCATCCACAACCGGTCGATCGTGCACCGCGACATCAAGCCCGACAACATGCTCTTCAGTGACATCGCCGCCTTCGGGCACGCGAACCTCGTCAAGCTCTCCGACTTCGGCATCGCCCACTTCGTCGGCGGGTCCCGACTGACGAACACCGAGGCCATCTCGGGTACCGCGTCCTACCTGTCGCCCGAGCAGGCGCTCGGCGAGACGGTCAGCACCGAGACGGACATCTACTCGCTCGGGCTCGTGCTCCTGGAAGCGATCACCGGCCGCCGGGAGTTCGACGGCGGGGTCGTGGAGGCCGCGGTCGCGCGTCTGCACCGCGACCCGGTGATCCCGCCCGAACTCCCCGCCGCCTGGCACCCCCTGCTCCGGTCGATGACCGCCCGGAAGCCCGAGGACCGACCCGCCGCCCACGAGGTCGCGTCGAGCCTGCGAGAGATCTGGTCGGCGTCGCGCGTCCGGCGGGTCCGCCGCGTCCGGGCCAGACTCGGACTCGTCGTCGACCAGGGCGTCGACCCGCGGATCGCCATGCTCCTCGCCGCCGCCACGGCCGCCGCGGGCCTCGCGATCGGCGTAGCCATCGGCATCTTCGCGTTCTGA
- the poxB gene encoding ubiquinone-dependent pyruvate dehydrogenase, with translation MSTVAETVVATLQASGVQRVYGLPGDSLNGFTDALRSSGGIDWVHVRHEEAAAFAAAAEAELTGELAVVAASCGPGNLHLINGLFDANRSRVPVLAIAAHIPSSEIGSTYFQETHPQELFRECSVYVELVSVPEQLPRVLEIAMRTAMERRGVAVVVVPGDVMLQRAVSEHVSAIRATQPRILPSEHELDEAARLLNAGKRVTILAGAGVAGAHAQLIDTADALAAPIVHALRGKEHVEYDNPFDVGMTGLLGFASGYHAMLSCDVLLMLGTDFPYPQFFPEEATVIQVDIRGEQIGRRHPVDLPLVGTVRDTLDALLPKLERKTHRKHLEESLKHYRSSRKGLDDLATADHDGQAIHPQYLAKVVDELATDDAVFIPDVGSPVVWASRYLTMNGRRRLIGSFSHGSMANAVSHGLGAQASHPGRQVVALAGDGGLTMLLGELISLTQNKLPVKIIVINNSSLNFVELEMKAAGFVNYGTDLENPDFARVAEGMGIHGERVERASELEGAIRRAFDHDGPALVDVVTARQELSIPPTITAEQMKGFTLYALRTVMSGRGDELLDLANTNLLRRILPGH, from the coding sequence ATGTCCACTGTCGCTGAAACCGTCGTCGCAACCCTCCAGGCCAGCGGTGTGCAACGCGTCTACGGCCTCCCGGGCGACTCCCTGAACGGCTTCACGGACGCCCTCCGCTCCTCGGGCGGCATCGACTGGGTGCACGTGCGCCACGAGGAGGCCGCCGCCTTCGCCGCAGCTGCGGAGGCGGAGCTGACCGGCGAGCTGGCGGTCGTCGCGGCGAGCTGCGGCCCCGGGAACCTCCACCTCATCAACGGCCTCTTCGACGCGAACCGCTCGCGGGTGCCGGTGCTCGCGATCGCCGCGCACATCCCGAGCTCGGAGATCGGCAGCACCTACTTCCAGGAGACCCACCCCCAGGAACTGTTCCGCGAGTGCAGCGTCTACGTCGAGCTCGTGTCCGTCCCGGAGCAGCTGCCGCGGGTGCTCGAGATCGCGATGCGCACCGCCATGGAGCGCCGCGGCGTGGCCGTCGTGGTCGTGCCGGGCGATGTCATGCTCCAACGGGCCGTGAGCGAGCACGTCTCCGCCATCCGTGCCACGCAGCCTCGGATCCTGCCGTCGGAGCACGAGCTCGACGAGGCCGCACGCCTCCTCAACGCCGGCAAGCGCGTCACGATCCTCGCCGGTGCGGGTGTCGCGGGGGCTCACGCTCAGCTCATCGACACGGCCGACGCCCTCGCCGCGCCGATCGTGCACGCCCTCCGCGGCAAGGAGCACGTCGAATACGACAACCCCTTCGACGTCGGCATGACCGGCCTCCTCGGATTCGCGAGCGGCTACCACGCGATGCTGTCGTGCGACGTCCTCCTCATGCTCGGCACCGACTTCCCCTACCCGCAGTTCTTCCCCGAGGAAGCGACCGTCATCCAGGTCGACATCCGGGGTGAACAGATCGGCCGGCGGCACCCGGTGGACCTCCCACTCGTCGGCACCGTCCGCGACACCCTCGACGCGCTGCTGCCGAAGCTCGAGCGCAAGACCCATCGCAAGCACCTCGAGGAGTCGCTCAAGCACTACCGCAGTTCGCGGAAGGGGCTCGACGATCTGGCGACGGCCGACCACGACGGTCAGGCGATCCACCCGCAGTACCTCGCGAAGGTCGTCGACGAGCTGGCGACGGACGACGCCGTGTTCATCCCCGACGTCGGTTCCCCGGTCGTCTGGGCGTCGCGCTACCTCACCATGAACGGGCGGCGTCGACTCATCGGATCGTTCAGCCACGGCAGCATGGCGAACGCCGTCTCGCACGGGCTCGGCGCGCAGGCGTCCCACCCGGGTCGTCAGGTCGTCGCGCTCGCGGGCGACGGTGGACTCACCATGCTGCTCGGCGAGCTCATCTCACTCACCCAGAACAAGCTGCCCGTGAAGATCATCGTGATCAACAACTCCTCGCTCAACTTCGTCGAGCTGGAGATGAAGGCGGCCGGGTTCGTCAACTACGGCACCGACCTCGAGAACCCCGACTTCGCCCGCGTGGCCGAGGGCATGGGTATCCACGGCGAACGCGTCGAGCGGGCGAGCGAGCTGGAGGGCGCCATCCGTCGGGCCTTCGATCACGACGGTCCGGCGCTCGTCGACGTCGTGACCGCCAGACAGGAACTGTCGATCCCGCCGACGATCACCGCCGAGCAGATGAAGGGGTTCACCCTGTACGCCCTCCGGACGGTCATGTCGGGCCGCGGCGACGAACTGCTCGACCTCGCGAACACGAACCTGCTGCGCCGCATCCTGCCCGGTCACTGA